A window of the Scophthalmus maximus strain ysfricsl-2021 chromosome 8, ASM2237912v1, whole genome shotgun sequence genome harbors these coding sequences:
- the fbxo10 gene encoding F-box only protein 10, with translation MEVGSLPVELWRVILAYLPLADLGRCCQVCRAWRELVLSLDNTRWRQLCLRCPECRHPNWPSQPHTEPPSWREALKQHALASRTWAQNGPELQSSACLLFFRRRKDRRVWHVGPGCEFETLRGALAVAGPYDRVVLHPGVYEEQAELALKVPVELVGLGRLGEVALLVCIEQQCPTARLCNLVFMPPWFSTVVYKTSWGHVQLDNCNFEGAQLQIRGPGTCQARFCSFSQGSSAHLLGVVLSLLDSCDFSGSDTASVSVEGPPVSERNWACKHLAALARTFPSCGMSGNSSPRGPPAGSAGGPQPARNNVKKEYVSIEDWQRSTGVDVVCQGTVIEDDWSDGDHSEGEEESRDGEKTNNTKKKTITLDYKITCDNHGLSHLLKPHADGSLPLASSPDPLPVTPEPLNLQQELDRDPEAQMLAASTLGCILKRCLFREGKGGVHLSNYGQARLEGNVFRGLNYAVRCIQNSTIVMLRNEVCECRASGVFLRLSAQGLIAENNIHSNGEAGLDIRKGANPIILCNKIHSGLRSGVVVLGKGKGSIRSNQIYNNKEAGVYILFSGNPVVSGNHIFQGQAAGIAINENGRGIIKENVIKENQWGGVDIRRGGDPILRNNYICYGFSDGVVVGERGRGLIEGNHVYCNKGCGVWVMSSSLPQLLGNYITHNCMYGLAVFCRKDPENLDGREGNWPGQEGMGGEGGSGERRGVEGEGREGQENLNEEGELFAWESDLDSEDERHSARRSISVALVEGNCMSHNGAVGLYVKSSEPLNVFANLVNNNRGTGVAVLQSGQLTRLVTNCILENGRAGVTVEKDCRVELRGNGIYENNGHGVSFSGNGQIVENDVVGNRGYGIQVSGSADIKVLRNRVQPAQACGIAVVGPVKGVVHDNLLFQGHPGNKKTLLQMDPGNESCVLRNNSILRHNNSCTSDPPWVLENPPPRPLASSPSGLSSSQYPSRLGISMTTRISATVESGCHSGSMFCSIL, from the exons ATGGAGGTGGGCAGCCTCCCCGTGGAGCTGTGGAGGGTCATCCTCGCATACCTGCCGCTCGCGGACCTGGGTCGCTGCTGCCAGGTGTGCCGCGCCTGGCGGGAGCTCGTCCTCTCCCTGGACAACACCCGCTGGAGGCAGCTGTGCCTGCGCTGCCCCGAGTGCCGTCACCCCAACTGGCCCAGTCAGCCCCACACGGAGCCCCCGTCCTGGAGGGAGGCCCTGAAGCAGCACGCCCTGGCCAGCCGCACCTGGGCTCAGAACGGGCCGGAGCTCCAGTCTTCGgcctgcctcctcttcttccgaCGTCGCAAAGACCGCAGGGTTTGGCACGTTGGGCCCGGGTGCGAGTTCGAAACCCTACGCGGGGCCCTCGCGGTGGCGGGCCCATACGACCGCGTGGTGCTCCATCCAGGGGTGTACGAGGAGCAGGCTGAGTTGGCGCTGAAGGTGCCCGTGGAGTTGGTTGGGCTGGGCCGATTGGGCGAGGTGGCCCTCCTGGTGTGTATTGAGCAGCAGTGCCCCACGGCCCGGCTGTGCAATCTGGTGTTCATGCCACCTTGGTTCTCCACCGTCGTTTACAAG ACATCTTGGGGTCATGTCCAGCTAGATAACTGCAACTTCGAGGGGGCTCAGTTGCAAATCCGCGGCCCAGGGACCTGCCAGGCTCGCTTCTGTTCCTTCTCACAGGGCAGCTCTGCCCACTTGCTGGGCGTTGTGCTCAGTTTGTTGGACAGCTGCGACTTCTCAGGAAGTGACACAGCTTCAGTGAGTGTGGAAGGTCCTCCAGTGTCGGAGAGGAACTGGGCGTGTAAACACTTGGCTGCTCTGGCCAGGACGTTCCCGTCTTGCGGCATGTCCGGGAATAGCTCACCGAGAGGCCCTCCGGCTGGCTCCGCTGGTGGGCCTCAACCTGCAAGGAATAATGTCAAAAAGGAGTATGTGAGCATAGAGGACTGGCAGAGGAGTACTGGGGTAGATGTCGTGTGTCAAGGCACGGTGATTGAAGATGACTGGAGTGATGGTGACCacagcgagggagaggaggaaagccgagatggggaaaaaaccaacaacacaaaaaaaaaaacaattacattgGATTATAAAATCACATGTGACAATCATGGCCTATCCCATTTGCTCAAGCCCCATGCAGATGGCTCTCTGCCACTGGCCTCCTCTCCGGACCCCCTACCTGTGACCCCTGAACCCCTCAATCTTCAGCAGGAACTAGACAGGGACCCAGAGGCCCAGATGTTGGCAGCGTCCACCCTCGGCTGCATTCTCAAACGCTGCCTCTTCAGGGAAGGGAAGGGTGGCGTGCATTTGTCCAACTATGGACAAGCTCGGCTGGAAGGCAATGTTTTCCGTGGGCTGAACTATGCTGTCCGCTGCATCCAGAACTCAACA ATAGTGATGCTGAGAAACGAGGTATGCGAGTGCCGTGCATCAGGCGTGTTCCTTCGTCTCTCGGCTCAGGGCCTCATCGCCGAAAACAACATCCACTCAAATGGAGAGGCAGGGCTGGACATCCGAAAAGGGGCGAACCCCATAATTTTG tgCAACAAAATACATAGTGGTTTGCGTTCTGGGGTTGTTGTCCTTGGCAAGGGAAAAGGTTCAATTCGGAGCAATCAGATCTATAACAACAAGGAAGCAGGCGTGTATATTCTCTTCAGCGGAAATCCTGTAGTCAG TGGGAATCACATCTTTCAGGGCCAGGCCGCCGGGATTGCTATAAATGAGAATGGCAGGGGGATAATAAAAG agaATGTGATCAAAGAAAACCAGTGGGGGGGTGTGGACATCCGAAGAGGAGGTGACCCCATCTTGAGGAACAACTACATCTGTTATGGCTTCTCAGATGGCGTGGTAGTGGGAGAGAGGGGACGCGGACTCATTGAGGGAAACCATGTCTACT GTAACAAAGGCTGTGGTGTGTGGGTTATGTCGTCCAGCCTCCCGCAACTCCTGGGAAACTACATCACTCATAACTGCATGTATGGGCTGGCAGTGTTCTGCAGGAAAGACCCGGAGAACCTTGACGGCAGGGAGGGGAACTGGCCAGGGCAGGAAGGGATGGGTGGAGAAGGAGGGAGCGGGGAAAGGAGAGGAGtagaaggagagggaagagaagggcAGGAGAACCTCAACGAAGAGGGGGAATTGTTTGCGTGGGAGAGTGATCTGGACAGTGAGGATGAGCGTCACTCTGCCCGTCGCTCCATCAGTGTGGCCCTTGTGGAGGGCAACTGCATGAGCCACAATGGAG CGGTTGGCCTGTATGTGAAGAGCAGTGAGCCCCTGAATGTTTTTGCGAACCTTGTAAACAATAACCGTGGCACTGGAGTCGCTGTGCTGCAGAGCGGTCAGCTGACCCGACTGGTTACAAACTGTATTCTCGAAAATGGCCGTGCTGGTGTTACAGTGGAGAAAGACTGTCGGGTGGAACTCCGCGGTAACGGCATCTATGAAAACAATGGCCACGGTGTCAGTTTCAGTGGCAACGGGCAGATTGTGGAGAACGACGTGGTCGGAAACCGTGGATATGGGATCCAGGTGTCGGGCAGTGCTGACATCAAG GTTCTGCGAAACCGTGTTCAACCAGCACAGGCCTGTGGCATTGCTGTGGTAGGACCAGTAAAAGGTGTTGTCCATGACAATCTCTTGTTCCAGGGCCATcctggcaacaaaaaaacactcctaCAAATGGATCCTGGCAATGAGAGCTGTGTATTGCGCAACAACAGTATTCTAAGGCATAATAACAG CTGTACATCTGATCCTCCCTGGGTTTTGGAaaaccctcctcctcgtccactgGCCAGCTCCCCCTCTGGCCTCTCCTCATCCCAGTATCCTTCCCGACTTGGAATTTCCATGACAACCAGGATCAGCGCCA
- the LOC118313126 gene encoding interleukin-8 — protein sequence MSTFTAVALLFFLAIPEGISVGDGGVILRCECISKENKPIGRYIATVKVNHANSHCGNIEIIATLKWGGEKICLDPDVPWVKKVLGHKTTLGRPLEE from the exons ATGTCCACCTTTACTGCTGTGGCACTCCTGTTTTTTCTGGCCATCCCTGAGG GTATCAGTGTGGGGGACGGAGGAGTGATTCTGCGATGTGAGTGTATCTCCAAGGAGAACAAGCCTATTGGACGTTACATAGCAACGGTTAAGGTGAACCATGCCAATTCCCACTGCGGTAACATCGAGATAAT TGCCACTCTTAAATGGGGTGGGGAAAAGATCTGTCTGGACCCTGATGTTCCATGGGTCAAAAAAGTGCTTGGGCATAAAACCACATTA ggCAGACCCCTTGAAGAATAG
- the LOC118313125 gene encoding interleukin-8, translating to MMSSRVIVVAVAVLLASLAISEGVSLRSLGVEMHCRCIQTESKPIGRHIEKVELIPGNSHCEETEIIATLKHSGKEVCLDPEAPWVIRVINRIMSNRRR from the exons ATGATGAGCAGCAGAGTCATCGTCGTTGCTGTAGCGGTGCTCCTGGCCTCCCTCGCCATCAGTGAAG GGGTGAGTCTGAGAAGCCTGGGAGTGGAGATGCACTGTCGCTGCATCCAGACAGAGAGCAAACCCATCGGCCGCCACATCGAGAAGGTGGAATTAATCCCTGGCAACTCTCACTGCGAAGAAACTGAGATCAT TGCCACCCTGAAACACTCAGGCAAAGAGGTCTGCCTCGACCCCGAGGCTCCCTGGGTGATAAGAGTGATTAACAGGATCATGTCCAA CAGAAGACGCTGA